The Mercenaria mercenaria strain notata chromosome 6, MADL_Memer_1, whole genome shotgun sequence genome contains the following window.
CTGAAAAGCAGCCCAGTGCTTCTGGTGATATACTGTGAGTAGTGTAAATGTTGTGAGATGCTATCACAGACCCTAGGGAAGATGAAAGCAGAGGTGCTACAAGTCTTACGGCAGATATTTCCAAACTGTTAGAACCCATTGCTCTATACATTCTTGTTAGTGTTAATGTAAAGTCTGATAACCTCTCATACACCATTTCATTTCCGTCATGCATTGATTCTAAAAGGCGCTTGTGATTTTTACTTATGGTCGCCGTAATATTTTGTAGCAGCAGTGATGAAATTTTAGCATGCATTTGGGCTGGAGTTACATGATACTGACAAACTTCACCCATATTCACCTTCACTTGTAGTCTTGTACCAAGGTCATCAATGGGAATCTCCAGCAGTGCACGACCCTtactttgtatgattttttgtAGGATTTCAAAAACTCTGACTTTGTTATGAGGAGACATTCTTCTGGCCATCAGGTTGTTTTCAGGTATTATAAAATGTGGACAGTTTTCTTGTCTTACAAAGTTCTGCAATACTGTAAGACAGCACATCAAACATGCAAGTAAGTTAGACTGCACCCAGTTATTTGAACGTGTATTttgtatacaatgaaataaaacagttttacacatgaaGCTTGAAAGTACACCATCACACTGAggatttatgaatgttttaagaatcatcTTCGTCAGAATGTAACATCTTAATTGTGTGATGTTTAAACTGAACATCAGACATCTTTCAGCCTGGGAAgtagatattctccattcaagTTGTTCATTCCGGCCATTTTTACTGCTGACTGGTACAACAAAACATCCTGTAGTCTTGCAATATCTCTGCATGTCTTCGGTAGGCCATCTTCCTATACCTTGTTGTAATAACCATGGTTGGGCTTCTGCAGGCCATGATTTACAGTGGAATGCTTGAACAAAATCTTGATCAGCAGTACCTGGGCTTCCTGGCCTTGATGTAGCAGGACCATTTATTACATTTCCTGCTATGACAGCATCTGTCGATAATGTGTTCTTCAGCAGCACTTTACCTCTGCTAACATGATATCTGTTTGGTTCATGATCAAGTAAAGCAGTAGAAAAAGGAAGAGGCTCATCATTCCTCAGACATTGTAGTAGGCAGTAACCTGGTGATGTGGTCTCATCCTGTATCATCAGTAGATTGTGTCTGCCAGGTTGCCACTCACCCCAGTCCTGTATCACATTTAAGTTTTTGAAGGCTATAAGGCTATCAGCATCTGACTTGAGTCCTAATGTTGTAGACCCTTCAGACTGGCTACCAAAACGATAGATGGAATGGTTACTGCCCAGCAAACTTTGTGTACTAGTTTCCATAGTTTCCATCAACAAGAACATCCTCCTCCTCTTCAGAATCATTCTCTCATTGACACTAATATCATTGAGCACCTCTGAGAGTTTCAGTGATACAGTCTGGTAATAATCAGGATCTCGAGACATTCTGGAaatgtaaaacagcaaaatatttataaactgaaTTTGTATCATATTCCAGTTGTTTATTTTAAGATctgaattttaaattaaaatagtaGAGGAAAGGAAccaatgatataaaatatttccatttattttctaaatatttctatTTGTGATACTGTATTATGAATTACACCTGTTATAGGACAAgaagttttttgggttttttttaacaaaataaaattttccatttAAGCAGTTTCCATAAAGATATAGTCTAAgattaaatactttaaaaatgtaaaaacaaaatgcctGCCTTTACTCACCTTGAAAAAATTTTCTTGTGAAGTGTGATTGTGTTTATTGTCTAATTCTCTGCcataaatgacataaaataaaaaatatttccaatctattttctcttttatttttttttgaaatttaatcaaatttactTCCACTTTTGGTTTGGAtgaacaaagggaggtaatccaTTCAGTTAGTAAGATAAGAGCAACTGCTCATTATTCCCCTTACTGTCACCATGAttgtgtatataataataatgaggACCGACAGAGTGCTTCTGTTTAAAGCTCTGTAGTTTCatgtgattatttgataaaaggcTTGATGTCAACAGTCATTTGTCTGCCACCTTTAGGCATAATTGTAATGTCCTTTTAGCAGGTTATCTCAACCGTTTCAAACCAATTAAAGTTAAACTTAGTATACTGTTATATATCATCAGTATACCGGTAATGTTGGCAAGCACTTGTTACTTCGACTTTCATGTTCTGTTAATATTTTTGGAGCCATGGCTTatttaaagacataaaaatgttGCATCTACGTTTGTTGATTGTTTACTTAGCTCCTTCAGCAGTTTCTGTCCagctgaaatgaaacttggtatacctCATCAACAAATTAGTGGCCATGACTTTCATGTctgttaaagtatttttttcttgtgtacAGCTATCCTATTGTGGactttatttattattctgtAAGGTGTTTTCATGTGgcattttgtaaaacaatgttgacatcattcttgtaaAATCAGGGATGTATCTAGAGAGGAAGTGttgattttttaactttaaataattttacaaattgtcTATTAATGATGGTATTGATCTTTGGACGTCCATCATCGACAgtttaaaagaacattttcagTCTGTTAAATCACTTAGTCAATTTCAACCAAATTTAAATGTTCCTTGGCTGACCCTCTTTTGGATTTCTTCAGTCTAGGTCACCAAATTGAATGTAGAATTCTGGTTGCTGCAGCAATCAaaaggaaaacatgaaaaaatattctcactAGAAAGCTTGACAGCCAACTTCAGCTCAGTAAGAAGAATGCAGGTCTATGGATATTGGGTTCATGAGTTCGAACCCTGGGTGAGGCATATGTTTTCCATGTGGATTCATTTGGGGAAgatggcaattacttgcggagccGTTACACAACTGAAACACCATTAAATTAtagcgtttaacccaaaacaaacaaacagtcatcAGAAAGTctattttcaaagtaatttcatGGCAATGTTCCTTGGATAATCCTCTACCAAATTCATCCAAGGTGGGGCTTGTTTTCTGTATATGGCTTTATGGCATATTTAAAGTTAGATCTTCTCAGACATGGTGGACtgatttcaaaatagtttcacaGTTCTGTTTCATGGATGACATTCAACCAAATTTCAgacttttttgacttagaaaatcagatttcttggttaagttttgtgagaaaatcagatttcttggttaagttttgtgtttaggtcagcttttctcctatactatcaaagctattgctttgaaacttgcaatacttaTCCACCATCGTAAGTTGACGCTGTACAGGAAGAACATAACTCTaccatgctttttgcaagaattatggccccatttggacttggagaaaatcagatttcttggttaagtgttgtgtttaggtcagcttttctcctaaacaatcaaagctattgatttgaaacttgcaacacttgttaaccatcataagctgacattgtatagcaagaaacataactctatcctgcattttgcaagaatttgAGCCCCTttctgactttgaaaatatcggatttcttggttaagttttgcatttaggtcaacttttctccttaactgtgaaagctattgctttaaaacttagagcAGTTATTCCCCATTAAAAgctaggacaatatttctattacacagaggcaaaaaaaatatcagatgagcgtcttcacccacaaggcggtgctctcgttgttttgttttttttatccaacAGGTTTTAAGGCATTGCTGGACTGAATGACCTGCCTGAATTTGTTTGTGTTATTTTGATTTGCTGAAAATATGGCCCCATAGAATTTGCTAGCTAGCATGACTGATAGTCTTAACATCAATCCACTATTATAGTTTCTACTGACCATATAAGACATGATCCACTATATAAAGGGTCATATAGAGAATTCCAACTGTAACACCAGGTGACCATTTTATGCATGGTCATGCTATTTACAGGTATCCACTAGCTCAGGTTAGACAGTACGCAACTGGTATGACAACAAGTGTTTTCAATGCATGCTTTATTTTCTATTAACCAGAGAAACCTACATAGAGAGGGAACCCGGTGAGAAGTCAAATGATAGAAATGATCGTGCAATACGTGAGGCAGCAATATGGTATAGAGATCATCTCAGTAAACAGAACTGTAGTGTAAAAATAGTTCTTATAACTAACGATGCTGACAATCGAGCTAAAGCAAAACAGAGTGGTCTGGTAGCTTTCACAGGTAATTGCTTTAATAAGCTTGAGTTTTGTGTCATAGTTGTAAATAGCCTTCATAAGTTGAGCTTGTATTCTCAGGTTTTACctaaaaattttgtttagatTTTCCCTAGGAACACTAAGTCTTAGTTATTTAAATATCCTTAGGAATACAGTTGTATGCCCTTTGGAAGCTGGAATTCTAAGTTTGTTTACTAGGGAATACTAAGTTGCAAGTTCAAGTAGTATGGTTTTGTATTTAATTATCAAGGGTAGGTGAAATTATTATGTTTAATGTTCAGTATCTGTTTGAAATTGATGATGCTTAACAAACTATTAAATGATTTTCCTCTGTAAAATtcttttctttgaatattttatagttttgatTGTAACAGAGTGATAcagtgaaacaaaaaaatcacTTGTCTGTATTAAAATTTGTTTGTCCTGATCTAGCAGACTAGTGAAATTTAAAATGATGCTTGTGTATATTTCTTTGACATAccttaataatgaaatatttacaaaatacatatacatcaCAGGAGCAAAAAATCAGATGTTTTCCTTAAGTACTGTTTTTCTGTACGCCAaaattattttaaggtattaggcccataatagagtaccttctttttgaagagtattcaattcctataaacctactttggctgcaattttcagtggggcgtaggttcaaaccccactgggaccaacattttttctctccttattttcctttttttctagtaagttttcactACTTTTGaaacttgttattgatttattgcataaaaaatgggaaaaatatcAGTTGATAAGtggtttcttgctgttcaaagtgaatttacctctgaaacagaaggggtagagttagacatctataaaaatactgagttacatatgGTAAAAAGTTTTGCCTTCAAATTTTagactacatattgtggaagaaatgtaggtaggttttacttctgccccaaggttatttttgaatgaagtgagcaaaattcaaaacagacccacagcattcgaccttaattttttcaatgttggagttagaactCTGTCGCATTAaacccgtttacttgaggcacgctaagaaaaatgatattgacagttttattttaagttttataattgtttaccaatagtttgatgtttctttcataaaaaataatggtataatgaattctctgtaaacgttttagataaaggtcatcactttgaaatttgtcgccatttgagcttgaggaaataccataaattacacaaaatttataaaaaacggcatggtgaaagtttttaaaaatttgcaacacaatgtaaagcacggtcaactgtaagaatataccaagcaaatgccattttttaaacattactattaggggcctaataccttaagtcaaAATTTGCAACTAtatcaaataaagatatttttaaaactgaaacttCTCCTATCCTAcattatatacagtcaaacctgtgttaaaaacCACCTCTGAATAGAGACCATCTGGCTCAAGAGACCACATATtctgtttcccattttaacatttacagtgcaCTTTTAACTTATGAATAAATTAGGACTTGGAACGATTACTTGGTTAATTGGATCCGATTCAGTTACTAGCAATTCTACAAAACCGCTAATCATTCTCAAACAATTAATATGAAGAATCGTACTTCagctttatacatttctttgacaagCACATAGACCTGAGTATTAGTTCTGCTAAAACACATTCAGTATAGTCAGTAGTCTCGGATTTGCCTGTCTTGATATGTTTAGaataaaatataccaaaatatgacttattaatcaTCAAacgattaaccggtttcaaaattttgaaatcatcccaGTCCtagaataaagaccacctcccaataaagacctcATTTTGGCTCTTCTAAGggtggtctttacagacaggtttgactgtaatgaaATATGTACCCAAACTGTCTCCTTTAGTTTCGATATTATATTTCAGTTCATGAGTACATTAAAGGCCTGAAAGACAATGGTTCCCTGCTTGACAAGCTAGCACATGTAGGAACCGGCCTGGTAAGCTAAACATTCTCTGCTTGACAAGCTAGCACATGTAGGAACCAGCCTGGTAAGCTATTGACAAGCTATGTCATGTAGGAACCAGCCTGGTAAGTTAAACATTTCCTGCTTGAGAAGATAGCAAATGTAAGAACCAGCCTGGTAAGCTATTGACAAGCTAGCATATGTAGGAACCAGCCTGTTAAGCTAAACATTCTCTGCTTGACAAGCTAGCACATGTAGGAAACAGCCCGGTAAGCTAAACATTCCCTGCTTGAGAAGCTAGCACATGTAGGAACCAGCCTGGTAAGCTATTGACAAGCTAGCACATGTAGGAACCAGCCTGGTAAGCTAAACATTCCCTGCTTGACAAGCTAGCACATGTAGGAACCAGCCTGGTAAGCTAAACATTCCCTGCTTGACAAGCTAGCACATGTAGGAACCAGCCTGGTAAGCTAAACATTCCCTGCTTGACAAGCTAGCACATGTAGGAACCAGCATGGTAAGCTTAACATTCCCAGCTTGACAAGCTAGCACATGTAGGAACCAGCCTGGTAAGCTATACATTTCCTGCTTGACATGCTAACACATGTAGAAACCAGCCTGGTAAGCTAAACATTCCCTGCTTGACAAGCTAGCACATGTAGGAACCAGCCTGGTAAGCTAAACATTCTCTGCTTGACAAGCTAGCACAGTGTCATGTAGGAACCAGCCTGGTAAGCTATACATTTCCTGCTTGACATGCTAACACATGTAGGAACCAGCCTCGTAAGCTAAACATTCCCTGCTTGACAAGCTAGCACATGTAGCAACCAGCCTGGTAAgctaaacatatacatgtatgcatttcATGATGGGTtattgctttttatgcccccaaagggaggcatattagttttcaactgtccatccgttcattcgttagtttgttcgtttgtcacaacattaactttttgcatgaaggcaatttacttgcgaaccactgcacccaggaccttcaaacttcacatgctgatagtacttattgagtacacgacccttactgactttggggtcaccaggtcaaaggtcaagtcaccaggtcaaaggtcaaggcgctgtgggggcatttgtcacaattAGTAACATctcttgtttaaacttttttctgTAAGCAATCAATCATTGTAAGATAGCTGTTTCACATTCATTCTTTCATGCAGTTCTACATTTCTGACATATCTGGTATTTTTAAGTGATAGATGTACTAGACAATATAGGTGACTATTTCTAAGTAGGTAAGGTTGAAGATGTTGAATCCGTTGTCCCTCACTGTTATTGCTTCAACATCTTGCATACCGTGTAGAATtgctcatgtgaggaagccatctaactAGCATATGAAAGGTTGTTATATGCCCACCCACACCTGAAAGTCTTATGCCTGTAGGGTCACTGAGGATCGTCCTCCATCATCTAAAGCTGAACATTTGCCATTTGACCTAAAAACTGAAGAAAGCAATAGACATAGTGGTTTCAAGCCTTGTCAGTGGTTATTTGATGGAGCAGTCTGGCTAACATGCAGAAGTTCTTTAGTTCTACCAATATAAAGTCAAAGATCTGAAATAATGGCCTGAAGGCATGTGCATTCTTTCTCTCAAAACCCTTTGAGCTTTAAAGTCTTTTAGTTATCTAAACTATTTTGCAGTGACCTAGAAACTAACAAAAGCCTCAAAAGGTTGTGGGATTGATGCCAGAGCTGATTATTACAGAAAGTAGATATCTGAAAGTAATACATGTACCAGTTAAATTGATCTTCAGAAGTTGAAATTGGCAAACTCATATCCCCAGAAAAAAACCATTATGGCTAAAATGGCAAAATGTCATGCCCACTTAAAAGCCATTTTGGCCCAAATAATGTAATCGCATGCCAACAACAATGGCTTATCAGTAGAGGAGAAAATAATTCAGGACAAAGCTGAAGTTGCAATTTTTTTATGCAACAGCACCTTGTCACAagcttaaattaatttcaaaagtcTAACCACAGGGACCTTAAAAATACAATATTCTTGAGAAAAAATGTTGTTAAGCATTATTGTAATACTTAATGGTTTGATACCAGTATACCTAACTGTAATCCTTTGTTGTAGGTACATGAGAGAGACAAAGTACAGTTTCCGGAACACTTACCAATGGTTGAGATACAGAGGGGTATCAAGTCTGGGAAATACTTGCAGGGAAACTTTGTCGCCAGTCGAGAAAACTACCTTGAGGCCAATATAAGTCTACATACTGGAGATGAAATGGTAACATTGTAAAACCTATTATGAGATTCCGGTGTCATGAGTTTGATTCCCgataagtttttagctcgacttttcgaagaaaatgtagagctattgcactcgccccagcatcgacgtcggcgtcgccgttggttaaagtttttgataaagtcaaatatatctgttactatcaaagctattgacttgaaacttaaattaggtatttactatcaaagtctacaccaggagaaacaatccccataactctgattgaattttgacagaattatgcccccttttaacttagaatttttggttaaagtttttgataaagtcaaatatctctgttactgtcaaagctattgacttgaaacttaaaatacttatttaccatcaaaatctacaccagaagaaacaatcccctcaactctgattgaattttgacagaattatgcccctttttaacttagtatttttttgtttaatttttgataaagtcaaatatctctgttactatcaaaacttttgacttgaaacttaaaatacttattaaccatcaaagtctacaccaggagaaacaatccccataactctgatttgaattttgacagaattatgcccctttttaacttagaattttttgttaaaattattgataaagtcagatatctctgttactattaaagcttttgacttgaaactcaacatagttatttactatcaaagtctgcatcaggagacacaattcccataactctgatttgaattttgacagaattatgcccctttttaacttagaatttttttaaaaaaaaattgataaagtcaattatctctgttactattaaagcttttgacttgaaactcaaaatagttattttctatcaaagtctacacctggagacacaattcccataactctgatttgaattttgacagaattaatctgaattatgtccctttttaacttggaattttttttactggcaaagctcttattcagagtcaagcactgagaaaagtcgagtgcactgtcttacggacagctcttgttggtagAAGGTGTTATGCCAGAGGTCAGAGTTCATTTCTTCTTTCAGCTCTGATTAGTAATGAGAAATTGACAGTAACATACGAAGAACTTGTTAGTATTGGGTCAGAACCAGGAAACAGGTTAGGTCAACTGCCTGGCATTTCATAACTGTAATACTTATAAAAAAACAGCGCTGAACCCAATACAAATTAAATGACTTATTAACAGAATCAACGTGCCGCAGTAGTTATTATAATTATACTGCCATTAAGCTCACTAGTGCACAAGTTGCTTAACATAAGCTATATGTCTCCTTAATTACCCAAGTTCAGAGTATTTTTCTTTGATACCACAACCATAATTATTTACGAAGAATGTGTAACTGTATAAGATCTAGGTCAATATGATTATCAATCagtcaaaattgagaaaattgacaactTGTCTGTTCATTAAGTGGAGTATCTTAACATTTAAGAGTAATTTGTTGTGGCATATATTGCAACAATTTGGCACTATTGTTGTTGTATGTAGGAATATATAATTGGATAGTCCTTTTGATTTCCAGGTGTTTGTTCAAGGTCATAAGAACCTGAATCGAGCTGTGAATGGTGACATAGTTGCCATGGAAATGTTACCTGAGTCTGAATGGAGTTGTCCAAGCTCTCTAATTTTGGAGGAGACAGAGGAGAAAAATGATGATGCAGATATTGAGGAGGAGGTTGGTGTAATGTTTCTGGTAGAAAAGTTAAGATTGTATGCTTTTACAG
Protein-coding sequences here:
- the LOC128557779 gene encoding uncharacterized protein LOC128557779; this translates as MSRDPDYYQTVSLKLSEVLNDISVNERMILKRRRMFLLMETMETSTQSLLGSNHSIYRFGSQSEGSTTLGLKSDADSLIAFKNLNVIQDWGEWQPGRHNLLMIQDETTSPGYCLLQCLRNDEPLPFSTALLDHEPNRYHVSRGKVLLKNTLSTDAVIAGNVINGPATSRPGSPGTADQDFVQAFHCKSWPAEAQPWLLQQGIGRWPTEDMQRYCKTTGCFVVPVSSKNGRNEQLEWRISTSQAERCLMFSLNITQLRCYILTKMILKTFINPQCDGVLSSFMCKTVLFHCIQNTRSNNWVQSNLLACLMCCLTVLQNFVRQENCPHFIIPENNLMARRMSPHNKVRVFEILQKIIQSKGRALLEIPIDDLGTRLQVKVNMGEVCQYHVTPAQMHAKISSLLLQNITATISKNHKRLLESMHDGNEMVYERLSDFTLTLTRMYRAMGSNSLEISAVRLVAPLLSSSLGSVIASHNIYTTHSISPEALGCFSVGLNSDVSSGGLKLASALYCVGDMERAVFVLRNTEEKYDLNTVEPACNCSDHSLLYLRQRFMHKCTTGNEELIQHTTALCVRFLRCEICCVPKELQYEMFRSTQEDRLERDEMVDYWLDWAVVDSLPYLYFLQYRTYGALQRVADQQYALANLVTTIDTEHNLTHRETAINLLGQCMEQENRHIDALHCYMISLNIQARNNAANFLICRLLYEVVNRQENTWN